The region ATGCATGTCTTTTTCGTTGTTATCATATCCGTGAGTTCCGCCATTAATATGAGTACTTTCTTTACTTACTAAACTCCATCCTTTATCAGCTTCAACTACAAAATCGTGTACTCTTGGATTGGTTCCGTAATGTAATCTTTTTGGAACTTCAGTTGATTTCCAGAATTTGATATGAGGTACTTTTTTCAAAGCATTGGCAATAGAATCCTGAAATCCGGCTTTTGCCTGTAAACTCATAATTGGATTTACAACATCTTTATAGCCTAACCATTCCGGTTTTAAATAATCTAAAACGGCTACTTTTTTATCGTTGCTTATACTGGCCATTCCATGATCAGAAACGATAATTAAATTGATTTGTTTGCCAATAGGTAACTGATCTAATTTTCGGGATATTTCTCCCATAATAGAATCCATTTTGATGACCATTTTTTCGGTTTTTGGCGAAAACGGACCAAAATTATGTCCTGAATGATCTGGTTCGTCAAAATATAAAGTAACCAGATGAGGTCGTTGTTGTTCGGGTAATTGCAACCATTTTAAAACCGTATCGATTCTGGCTCCGTATGGGATTTTACCATCGTAATTTTTGAAATAACTCGGATTTCTTTTGTCAATATCAGAACCAGGCCAGAAGAAAGAGGCCGTTTTTACGCCTTGCTTTTCTGCCAAATTCCAAATCGGATTTCCACCATAAAAGCGGGAATCATTTTTGGCTTTGCTTGACAATGAAAACGCCTGATCTAAAGAAGCGTCATAAAAAACATTATTGATAATTCCGTGGTGATCTGGATAAAGTCCTGTCACAATTGAATAGTGATTTGGAAAAGTTTTACTTGGGTAAGAAGGTTTCATTGATTTGGCATGAACGCCTTCTTTTGAGATTTGTTTTAAGTTTGGAAGATTATACATTTTGCCATAATCCCAACGAAACCCGTCCATAGAAATTAAAACGACATAACTGTCTTTACTGTTTTGGGCTTGTGAAATAAATGAAATTGTGAAGAAAAATAAAGATAGGAGCGCAGTAAAAGATTTTTTCATTTTTTGAATTTATTATAGCTACAAAGGTAAGAGATAACAGATTTTTTAAAGAAAAAGAGAATGTTAAATAAAAAATAGGTTGCCACTAATTACACTAATTTCCACGAATTGTTTTTCTTTTTAGCCACAGATTAAAAGGATTTTTATTTTATGCACATCATAGAATTATAAAAATTAAATTAATTTGCTTAAATCTGCAAAATCTACGTGAAAAGTTTTTAGTGTATCCAATAAAGAAATCCTTTTAATCCGTATAATCTGTGGCAACTTATTTTACACAAAGCATTAGTGGAAATTCGTGCAATTAGTGGTAAAAAAAAGCGCCAGAAGTAAATCCGGCGCTTTAAGTTTTAAGAAGAGAATGAATTACATCATTCCTGGCATTCCGCCTCCCATTGGCATTCCGCCTCCGGCATTTTCTTCTTTAATATCAATTAATGCACATTCTGTAGTAAGGATCATTCCGGAAACAGAAGCAGCATTTTCAAGAGCCACACGAGTTACTTTTTTAGGATCGATAATTCCTGCAGCAAGCATGTCTACATATTCGTCAGTTTTTGCGTTGTATCCAAAATCTCCAGAACCTTCAGAAACTTTAGCCACCACAACAGAACCTTCAAGACCAGCGTTTTCAACGATAGTTCTTAATGGAGCTTCAACAGCGCGAGAAACGATTTGGATTCCTGTTGCTTCGTCAGCGTTATCCGCTTTTAAGTCAGCTAAAGCAAGTTTAGCTCTTAATAGCGCCACACCACCACCGGCAACGATTCCTTCTTCAACCGCAGCACGAGTAGCGTGTAAAGCATCATCCACTCTGTCTTTTTTCTCTTTCATCTCCACTTCAGAAGCAGCACCAACGTAAAGTACAGCAACACCTCCGGCTAATTTAGCCAAACGCTCTTGTAATTTTTCTTTATCATAATCAGATGTAGTAGTTTCCATCTGACCTTTAATTTGGTTTACTCTGTTTTTGATGATATCCGCTTCACCTGCACCGCTCACGATAGTTGTATTGTCTTTGTCGATAGAAACTCTTTTTGCGTTTCCTAACATTTCGATAGTTGTATTTTCAAGAGTATAACCTCTTTCTTCAGAAATTACAGTTCCGCCAGTTAAGATTGCGATATCTTCTAACATTGCTTTTCTTCTGTCTCCAAAACCTGGAGCTTTTACAGCAGCAATTTTAAGAGCACCTCTTAATTTGTTTACTACTAAAGTAGAAAGAGCTTCTCCGTCAACATCTTCAGCAATAATCAATAATGGTTTTCCTGATTGAGCAACTGGCTCTAAAACCGGAAGTAATTCTTTTAAAGAAGATACTTTTTTGTCGTATAATAAGATGTAAGGAGAATCTAATTCAACTTCCATTTTTTCCGGGTTTGTTACGAAGTAAGGAGAAAGATATCCTCTGTCAAACTGCATTCCTTCTACAACGTCAACAAAAGTGTCAGTTCCTTTAGCCTCTTCAACAGTGATAACACCTTCTTTTCCTACTTTAGCAAAAGCAGTAGCGATTAACTCACCAATAACTTCGTCATTGTTTGCAGAGATAGCAGCAATTTGTTTGATTTTGTCTGAATCGCTTCCAACTACTTTAGCTTGTTTTGCCAAGTCAGCTACGATTGTTTCAACAGCTTTGTCGATACCGCGTTTTAAATCCATTGGATTTGCACCTGCAGCAACGTTTTTAAGACCTTCTTTAACGATAGCCTGAGCTAAAACTGTAGCAGTTGTCGTTCCGTCCCCAGCTAAGTCATTGGTTTTAGAAGCGACTTCTTTAACCATTTGCGCACCCATATTTTCTAATGCGTCTTTTAATTCGATTTCTTTTGCAACAGAAACACCATCTTTAGTAACTGTAGGTCCACCAAATGATTTTCCGATAATTACGTTACGACCTTTTGGTCCAAGGGTTACTTTTACAGCATTTGCTAATGCATCAACACCACGTTTTAGTCCGTCACGTGCTTCAATATCAAATTTTATATCTTTTGCCATTTTGAAATTTTGTTTAAAGTTTGATTTGTTTCAAGTTAATCACAGTCTTAATTCTTAATACTGATTACTTAATACAATATGTTTTTTTAGATAATTGCAAGGATATCGTCCTCACGCATAATTAAATAATCAGTACCTTCTAATTTTAGCTCAGTTCCTGCATATTTGCCATAAAGAACAGTATCACCAACTTTTACAGTCATAGTATGATCTTTAGTTCCGTTTCCTACTGCAACTACAGTTCCTTTTTGTGGTTTTTCTTTGGCAGTATCTGGAATAAAAATACCTGAAGCAGTTTTGGTTTCAGCTGCAACAGGCTCAATAAGTACGCGGTCTGAAAGCGGTTTAATGTTTAAAGCCATGATTTTATATTATTATAAGTTATACATTTTTTTCTGTTCTATAAACTTTCAGAAATTGTGCCATGCTGGTAAAACTGACATTATTTCTTAAAAAAAATGCCAGCTTTGACAGGCTGGCATTCGATTTTTTATATTGAACTAAAATTATTTAGTTGCTGGTGCTGCCGGAGCAGGAGTAGTTCCTTGTGCTGGAGCTGCCGGTGCGTTTGCAGGAGCTTCCGTTTTTTCAATAAGTTTAGAATCTGTATCGCTTAAAGCTCCTGAGAAACTTAAGCTTGAAAGTAAAATTAGCACAATTAAAACAGTAGCTAAAGTCCAAGTACTTTTATCTAAAAAGTCAGTTGTTTTTTGTACTCCACCCAACATTTGAGTTCCGCTGATAGTAGAAGATAATCCTCCACCTTTAGGGTTTTGTACCATGATAACTACGATCAATAGAAAACAAACTATTGTGATTAAAACTAAAAAAATTGAAAATGTGCTCATTACTTAATTATTGTTATTGTTATTTTGTTGTAAAATCTTTATATCCGATATGCGGTCTGCAAAGAAAGTAATTTTTTCTGGATATTTCAAAATTAATATTTCATATGCCTGAATTGCCTTTGTATATTTCTTTTGTTCCAGATATACTCTGGCCAGAGTCTCGGTCATTAGGTATGAATTATCCTCCGGAGCACTTTCAATTTGGATAATTGGAGCATTATTTCCGGGTTTAATTGGAGAAATTTTAGGGTTATTTTCGATAAACTTATCGATTATACTAGCCTTTTTTTGTCTTTCTTCTTCTTGTTTTGCTTTTTCTTCAGCTTCTTTTGCTTCTTTTTCTTCTGGAGAAAGATCATTTGAGCGGTCAATCGGTTCTGTTCTAGATAATTGAAGCCATTCTTGGAAAGAGTGTTTTTCTCTTAATGAAAAATCTAAAGGCTTGCCAATTTCTAAATGTTCTGTTGCTGTTTTTACAGGCTCAGTGGTTTCTTCTTCAATTTCTTCTTCAGTCTCTTCAATAATTTCTTCCTGAACTTGTTCTGCAGCTTCTTGTTCAATGATTTTTTCTTGAATGTCCTCTTGAATTTCTACTTTAGGAATTACTGTTTCTGCTTCTTTAATAGAAGAAAGAATAGATCTTTCAAGTGGATTTAACTTAGGTTCAGGAATTATCATTTCTTCGATAACGCCTTCTTCCTCTTCTTCAATAGCATCTGAAGTTGACTGCTCAACAACAGCTTCAGTTTTAGATTCTTCTTTTTTTACAGGTTCTTCAGGCAGTGTTGTTTCAGCTTCTTTAATAGAACTTAAAATCGAATTTTGAATACGATCAAATTTAGGTTCTTCCTGAGTTTCTTGTATAGGATCTTGTGTAGCAAGAGTTTCGGATACTTTAATAGAACTTAGAATCGAATTTTCGATACGGTCAATTTTAGTTTCCTCAAATTTTGGTTCTTCCACTTTTTCTGATTCTGTAAAAGAAGAAATTTCGTTTTCTTCTACAGATTCTATAATTTCAGAAACAGTAATCGCATCGGCTTTCTTTTTCTCTTCAATAACAGGTTTTTCATAAGTTACCAATTGCGCTTCTTTGATAGCCATAAAAATAGAAGGATCTATTTCAGGAAGCGTTTTAGGTTTTTCTTCGATTACCGGCTTTTCAAAAGTTACAGTTTGTGCTTCTTTTATAGCAAGAAAAATAGATGGATCTATTTCCGGGATAATTTTAGATTCAGTAATGTTTACAGGTTCGGTGATTTCCAGAGGTTCTTCAACTTTTAAAATTTCCTCCGTTTTTACCGGCTCTTCTGTTTTGACAAACTTTTCGGTTTGTGCAGATTGTTCAACAGGGATATTTTGGTTTTCTTTAGAATCAGAAACAAGCTGTTCTTCCGGATCATTCTTTTGAAGCGCTTTTCTAATTTGTTCAGGAGAAATAATTTCGCTGTCAAAAACGGTAATTTCCAGTAAATCTCTTAGTTTTTGTTCGTAGAAATCATTCTGGACAGATGTAAAAGCTTCAGAAGTAATAAAATCAAATAAAACAGAACGATCTGAAGTATGTGCTGCCGTAACTTTTAAAGCATAATTATACTTAAAACTGTTTTGATTGTAAAGCCCTTTTAATCGTAATGCACGTGCACTTTGGAAATACGGAAATTCATTCAAAACACTTCCTAATGCATCCGCCTGCTTTTCTGTAATAGCATCCGGTTTGTTCATTAAGTAGGTATAATCGGTAACGTTCATTTTTTTTGTTTAATTGTTTATGGGTTTAGTTGCTTTTGATGTTTTTTATCGGTTTAACAAATAAACATTTTACCATTTTGCCAGTGATTCATTAAAAATGTCCTGCGTGATTCTTTCAAAAATTGTTTTAATAGCGTCGTTCAATGTAGTTCCTGTTGGAAGTTGTTGTCCCGGAAAATCATAATAGAATTCGAAAGGTTTTTCAAAATCGTCTGTTTCTTTTTTCTTATTTGTAAATCTGACATTGATACGAATAGATAAACGGTTTTGAGCTGCTCCCATATTACCACTGGCGTCTGCAGCTGTTGCTGTCATTGGCGTAATTCTGTAATCTACAATTTCTCCCTCGTATGTTAAGTCACCATTTACGCTTACTAAGTTTAAATTGGTCTGATTCATGATCAAATCCTGTAAGGCTAATGTAAAAGTTCTGTCAATTCCGGGTTCTACTAAATCTGCATTGTTTTGGAAAAAGTTAACCTGAAAAGTTTTGGCATCGATTTTACCTGTTCCGGTAAAGTTGTAGACAGAACAACCACTAAAAGTTGTAGCAATAAATAGGATAAAGATATATTTTAAGTATTTCATTTTTTTGTTTAAGTATTGTTTTGTCGGTTTTTCAGGGCTTGGGTCAAAGATATTCATTTTAGTTTAAAACATTTCGTGTCTTAGTGCCTTTGCGGCAAAACTATAAATCGAATTGTTTGATTTTACGATATAAAGTCCTTTCGGAAATACCTAATTCATCTGCAGCAGCTTTACGTTTTCCTTTGTTTTTTTCTAATGATTTTTTGATCATTTCGATTTCTTTCTGTTCCAGACGTAAAATTTCTTCTTCTTCTATGGTTTCAGCAAATAAATAATTATCGTCTTGTATTTGATAATTGTCTTCGCGAACAGCAGGAGTTGTCATAACAGCGGTTCTTGGTTCTTCTTCAAAATCAATTTCGTTGTCATTTTCCTGATTTCCGTATATTTTCTGAATTAAATTCGGATTGATGTCTTGTACTTTAGAAGTGCCGTTTTTCATTAATTCTAAAGTCAGTTTCTTCAAATCATTCAAGTCACTTTTCATATCAAAAAGGACTTTGTACAAGATGTCTCTTTCTGTGCTAAAATCACTTTCTTTTTTACTGTCGTTAATAACAGAAGGCAGATTGCTTCCTTCTGATGGTAAATAAGATTTTAGAGTTGCCAGACTAATATCACGATTGGTTTCTAAAACAGAAATTTGCTCAGCTACATTTCGAAGCTGACGGATGTTTCCGCTCCATCTGAATTTCTGTAATAATTGTACAGCATCGTCGTCCAGGCGTAAAGGAGGCATTTTGTATTTATGAGCAAAATCGGCTACAAATTTTCTGAATAATAAGTGAATGTCGTCGTTTCTTTCTCTTAAAGGCGGTAAAGTGATTTCAACTGTACTTAAACGATAATACAAATCTTCACGGAATTTTCCTTTTTCGATTGCATTAAACAAATTCACGTTTGTTGCGGCAACAATACGAACATTGGTTTTCTGAACCTGAGAAGAACCTACTTTTATAAATTCACCATTTTCTAAAACACGCAACAATCTTACCTGAGTTGTCAACGGTAATTCACCAACTTCGTCCAAGAAGATAGTTCCGCCGTCAGCTACTTCAAAATACCCTTCACGAGTGCTTGTTGCTCCTGTAAAAGCGCCTTTTTCGTGTCCGAATAATTCACTGTCAATGGTTCCTTCCGGAATCGCTCCACAGTTTACAGCAATATATTTACCATGCTTTCTGTGTGAAAGCGAATGTATAATTCTGGGAATATTTTCTTTACCAACACCACTTTCCCCGGTTACCATTACTGAGATATCAGTCGGAGCAACCTGAATGGCTTTTTCGATAGCACGATTTAATTTCGGATCATTTCCAATAATCTCGAATCGTTGTTTTATTGCTTGAACTGTTTCCATGTAGATTTTTGTTTCAAGTTTTTACACTTTGGCTTATATTTTTTTTTCTTTTGCCACGAATTTCACGAATTTCCGCGAATTTTTTTAATCAAACTAATGAATAACTCTTTTATGCTGTAATGACTTTTTACTAAAGTTAACGATAATTCCTAAATCGCTATCTGCTAGTTTTAAATAATTAATTGTTTGGGCAACATATTCATCAGCTATATCTTTGGATGCTTTTACTTCCAGGATAATCTCATTATAAACTACAAAATCAGCATAGAATTTATGTGCTAAAACAATGTCTTTATATTGAATATCGTATTGTTTTTCACGTTCAAAAGGAATATTATGCTTTTTAAACTCATACTCTAATGCATCTTTGTAAACAATTTCAAGAAGTCCGCCGCCTAATATCCTATGAACTTCCATGTAAATTCCAACAATTTTATATTATTCTTCTTTTCTGTATAATTCCATAATTTGTTTTTTAAAACAAATCTATTGTTTTTTTTTTGAAAGAAAATTCGTGTAAATTTGTGAAATTCGTGGCAAACAAAAATTAATTCATGCTACTCAAGCCAACTGCTTCTCCCTTAAGAGTTCCAGAAGTACAGCTTGTAATTTTTACGTTTACGAAATCTCCAATTTTATAATTCTCCTTTGGAAAAACAACCGTTATACTTTGAGAGTTTCTTCCCGAAAACTCTTCTTTTGATTTTTTAGAAACTTTCTCGACTAAAACTTCAACGGTTTTTCCAACAAATTCCTCGCTTCTAAACCAGGCATGTTTTTGTTGTAAATCGACAATTTCCTGTAATCTTCTGGCTTTGGTTTCTTCTTCGACGTCGTCTTTCATTTTTCTTCCGGCCAAAGTTCCAGGGCGTTCAGAATACGAATACATGTAGCCAAAGTTGTATTTTACGTATTCCATCAAACTCATCGTATCTTGATGGTCTTCTTCTGTTTCTGTTGGGAAACCAGCAATCATATCCTGCGAAATTGAAGCATCGGGAACAATCGCTCTAATTTTATCAATCAAAGCCATATATTCTTCACGAGAATGCAGACGATTCATTTCTTTTAAAATTCGGTTACTTCCAGACTGAACCGGTAAGTGAATATGTTTACAGATATTTGGATATTTCGCAATAACATGTAGGATACTCTCGTGCATGTCCTGTGGATTCGAAGTTGAAAAACGGATTCTCATTTTAGGGAAACCAACAGCAACCATTTCTAATAATTGATCAAAATCAACTGCAGTAGCTTTTTGCATTTCAGAAGCGTTTACGAAATCTTTTTTCAATCCGCCGCCGTACCAAAGGTAACTGTCAACGTTTTGCCCAAGAAGCGTAATTTCTTTAAAACCTTTCTCCCAAAGATCTTTAATCTCATTCATAATACTTTGAGGCTCACGGCTGCGTTCACGTCCGCGTGTAAAAGGTACAACACAGAAGGTACACATATTATCGCATCCACGAGTAATCGAAACCAAAGCGGTGATTCCGTTACTCATTAAACGAACAGGCGAAATATCTCCGTACGTTTCTTCTTTTGATAAAATTACATTAATCGCGTCACGTCCTTCTTCAACTTCAGCCAATAGATTCGGAAGATCTTTATAAGCATCAGGACCAACAACAAGATCGACTATTTTTTCTTCTTCCAAAAACTGACTTTTCAAACGTTCCGCCATACAGCCTAAAACGCCCACTTTCATTTTCGGATTCGTGCGTTTTACCGCATTATATTTTTCAAGACGTTTACGAATAGTTTGTTCTGCTTTGTCACGGATAGAGCAGGTATTCACCAAAACCAAATCGGCTTCTTCCAAAACCGAAGTAGTGTTATAACCGCCGTCAGATAAAATGGAAGCTACGACTTCACTGTCCGAAAAATTCATCGCACAACCGTAACTTTCTATAAAGAGTTTTTTAGTATTCTCAGGTTTATTTTCCAGAACAAGACTTTCGCCCTGTTTGCTTTCTTCAATAATCTTTTCCATTGTAAAATTTCAAAGTGCAAAGATAGGGTAATTGCATCTAATATGACAAGATGGCAGAAAAAAGATTTTAGATTTTAGAGTTTAGATTTCAGATTGTTGAAATTTGGTGAATATGGAGATCTTTTCAGATCTGTTGCCAGAATCTAAAATCTACAATAAAATAATAAGGAGCTATTTCCAGCTTTCCACTTCTTGTCCTCATAAAAAAAGCAAAGTTTCTAATGTTGTAAAAAGAGCTTCCGTTGGTCGCTTTTTTACAACAAGAAACTTATGCTTTTTTTACTCCGGGCAATCCGTTGCAATCTGGGCTAGGTCAATCCGTTTTAAAAGAAAGAGTTAGAATTTAATTTAAGTGAATGTTTTTTGCAATCTAAAATCTGAAATCTAAAACCTACAATTGAAAAGGAGATTTCTCGGTCAGAAATCATTAAAAGTTATACCTATATATATAATCGAGATTATTACAGATAAATCTGCAATTTTAAGTTTCATAATATCAAAATACTTCAAAAATGCATTCGTAAGGTTAATATTTAAAAAAAATAAATACTTTTGTTGCAGAAAAATAGAGCAATGGCAAAGAATTTAGTAATAGTGGAGTCACCTGCAAAGGCGAAAACGATCGAGAAATTTCTCGGAAGTGATTTTCAGGTGGAGTCTAGTTATGGTCACATAGCCGACTTACCATCAAAGGAAATAGGAGTAGATGTAGAAAATGGTTTTAAACCTAAATATGAAGTTTCTCCGGATAAAAAAGCCTTGGTAACGAAACTAAAATCACTTTCTAAGAATGCCGAAACGGTTTGGTTGGCATCCGATGAGGACCGCGAGGGAGAGGCTATTTCATGGCACTTGGCGGAAGAATTAAAACTGGATAAAAAAAAAACCAAACGAATTGTTTTTCACGAGATTACAAAATCTGCGATTCTTAAAGCAATCGACAATCCAAGAGAAATTGATTATAATTTAGTAAACGCGCAACAGGCACGTCGTGTTCTGGATCGTTTAGTGGGTTACGAATTATCTCCGGTTTTATGGAGAAAAATTAAAGGCGGACTTTCTGCTGGGCGTGTACAATCTGTTTCAGTACGTTTAATTGTAGAGAGAGAACGCGAAATACAAAGTTTTAATGCAGTTGCAACGTATTCAATTGTTGCCGAATTTGTAAACGAAGCCGGAAAAGCTTTCAAAGCAAAATTGCCGAAAAACTTCAATACTAAAAAAGAAGCCGAAGATTTCTTAAATCAAAATATCGGTTCTAAATATAAGGTAGCAGATTTAGAAACTAAACCTACCAAAAAATCTCCAACAGCACCTTTTACAACTTCTACGTTGCAACAAGAAGCGGCAAGAAAATTATACTTGCCAGTTGGAATCACCATGCAGTTAGCACAACGTCTTTACGAAGCGGGACTTATTACTTATATGAGAACCGACTCTGTGAATCTTTCTAAAGAAGCAATGGACGCAGCGCAAGCAGAAATAATCAAATCTTACGGAAAAGAATTTTCTAAGCCGAGAGTTTTTGCTAATAAAAACAAAGGAGCACAAGAAGCGCACGAAGCAATTCGACCAACAGATATGTCTCGTCACACTGTGAATATTGATCGTGACCAGGCTCGATTATACGATTTGATCTGGAAAAGAACTTTGGCTTCACAAATGAGCGATGCACAGTTAGAAAGAACAAACGTAAAAATTGAAGCAGATAATCATGATGAAATTTTTACAGCTTCAGGAGAAGTATTGCTTTTTGAAGGTTTCTTAAAAGTGTACTTAGAAGGACATGATGATGATGAGGAAGAGCAAGAAGGTATGCTTCCGGCTTTAAAAGTAAACGAAAAACTGGCTAATAACTATATTACAGCTACAGAACGATATTCAAGACCGCCTGCACGCTATACTGAGGCATCTTTGGTGAAAAAGTTGGAGGAACTTGGAATTGGGCGTCCATCTACATATGCGCCAACAATTTCTACGATTATCAATAGAAATTATGTTGAAAAAGGAACTTTAGAAGGTGTAGAACGTAACTATACACAGCTTATTTTACAAAACAGCAAATTAGGAGAGAAGGTTCTAAAAGAAAATACAGGTTCTGATAAAGGAAAATTAGTTCCAACTGACATCGGAACAATTGTTACTGATTTCTTAGTAAAGAATTTCGGAAACATTCTGGATTATAATTTCACTGCAAAAGTAGAACAGGATTTTGACGAGATTGCCGAAGGAAATATTGACTGGGCAAAAATGATGCAGGATTTCTACAATCAGTTTCATCCAAATGTAAAAGAAGTTGAGGCAAATGCGGAACGTGAAAGCGGGGAGAGAATTCTAGGAAAAGATGCTGACGGAAGACAAGTTTCTGTTCGTTTAGGAAAATTTGGGCCAATGGCTCAGATTGGAGAAGCAGATGACGAAGATAAAAAGTTTGCCAGCTTAATGGCAGATCAAAATATAGGAAACATTACACTTGAAGAAGCTTTGAATTTGTTCTTGCTTCCAAAAAGTTTAGGAGAATATAAAGGAGAAGAAGTGGAGGTAAATAACGGTCGTTACGGTCCTTATGTTC is a window of Flavobacterium crocinum DNA encoding:
- the topA gene encoding type I DNA topoisomerase; translated protein: MAKNLVIVESPAKAKTIEKFLGSDFQVESSYGHIADLPSKEIGVDVENGFKPKYEVSPDKKALVTKLKSLSKNAETVWLASDEDREGEAISWHLAEELKLDKKKTKRIVFHEITKSAILKAIDNPREIDYNLVNAQQARRVLDRLVGYELSPVLWRKIKGGLSAGRVQSVSVRLIVEREREIQSFNAVATYSIVAEFVNEAGKAFKAKLPKNFNTKKEAEDFLNQNIGSKYKVADLETKPTKKSPTAPFTTSTLQQEAARKLYLPVGITMQLAQRLYEAGLITYMRTDSVNLSKEAMDAAQAEIIKSYGKEFSKPRVFANKNKGAQEAHEAIRPTDMSRHTVNIDRDQARLYDLIWKRTLASQMSDAQLERTNVKIEADNHDEIFTASGEVLLFEGFLKVYLEGHDDDEEEQEGMLPALKVNEKLANNYITATERYSRPPARYTEASLVKKLEELGIGRPSTYAPTISTIINRNYVEKGTLEGVERNYTQLILQNSKLGEKVLKENTGSDKGKLVPTDIGTIVTDFLVKNFGNILDYNFTAKVEQDFDEIAEGNIDWAKMMQDFYNQFHPNVKEVEANAERESGERILGKDADGRQVSVRLGKFGPMAQIGEADDEDKKFASLMADQNIGNITLEEALNLFLLPKSLGEYKGEEVEVNNGRYGPYVRHGSVFISLPRGEDPLNVSKERAQELIDEKALADAPIAVYKGEAVQKGVGRFGPFIKWNGLFVNVNKKYNFDNLSQADVEELIEEKLQKNIDKVIHNWEDEGIVVEKARWGRSVILKGKIKIELSKDVDATKLTLAQVQEMIEAKAPAKKAAAKKTTTTKKAPAKKTAAKKK